In Sphingomonas crocodyli, a genomic segment contains:
- a CDS encoding Coq4 family protein — MKAEADRKILDSYLGAGVKRETTDSSLLISSSRYLNSPQIRDIIATWLLRKNGPDFPVEADHTLGLSTAMAQVNPAHETAALMEEERKINPAFDAWLKEGFISTYTNDDFHKYAPGTVGGIISKQIKERGFDIQLGLDLNNFDPSNAYDYWRVRSRQTHDFEHIITGGQFNSLGEIPVIFGRTVNEATHLSPALASRLGAYTMFAGLRMISRSLLHYPETWPMAMRLLEQGIRVGRESPPFWFFRWEEVFHLTPAEARVHFGMPEAEEIECFREASIFREDPEMMALAAE; from the coding sequence ATGAAGGCCGAAGCCGACCGCAAGATCCTCGATTCCTATCTGGGCGCGGGCGTCAAGCGTGAGACGACCGACAGCAGCCTGTTGATCAGCAGCTCGCGCTACCTCAACAGCCCGCAGATCCGCGACATCATCGCGACATGGCTGCTGCGCAAGAACGGCCCCGATTTCCCGGTGGAGGCCGATCATACGCTGGGCCTTTCGACCGCGATGGCGCAGGTGAACCCCGCGCACGAGACGGCGGCGCTGATGGAGGAGGAACGCAAGATCAACCCGGCGTTCGACGCCTGGCTGAAGGAAGGCTTCATCTCCACCTACACCAATGACGATTTCCATAAATATGCGCCCGGCACCGTCGGCGGCATCATTTCGAAGCAGATCAAGGAACGCGGCTTCGACATCCAGCTCGGCCTCGATCTGAACAATTTCGATCCGTCGAACGCCTATGATTATTGGCGGGTGCGCAGCCGCCAGACGCACGATTTCGAACACATCATCACCGGCGGTCAGTTCAACTCGCTGGGCGAAATCCCGGTGATCTTCGGCCGCACGGTGAACGAGGCGACGCATCTGAGCCCCGCGCTCGCATCGCGGCTGGGCGCGTACACGATGTTCGCGGGCCTGCGCATGATCTCCCGCTCGCTGCTCCATTATCCGGAGACATGGCCGATGGCGATGCGGCTGCTGGAACAGGGCATCCGCGTCGGCCGGGAATCGCCGCCCTTCTGGTTCTTCCGCTGGGAAGAGGTGTTCCACCTGACCCCGGCCGAAGCGCGCGTCCACTTCGGCATGCCCGAGGCCGAAGAGATCGAATGCTTCCGCGAAGCCTCGATCTTCCGCGAAGACCCCGAGATGATGGCGCTGGCGGCGGAGTGA